A DNA window from Thiobacillus denitrificans ATCC 25259 contains the following coding sequences:
- a CDS encoding integration host factor subunit alpha, with product MTTLTKADLAELLFEKVGLNKREAKDVVESFFDEIRLALEKGDIVKLSGFGNFQCREKPQRPGRNPKTGEEMPISARRVVTFHASQKLKSQVEGARIGTPSQE from the coding sequence ATGACGACTCTCACCAAAGCTGATCTGGCCGAACTGCTGTTCGAAAAAGTGGGCTTGAACAAACGCGAGGCGAAGGACGTCGTCGAATCGTTTTTCGATGAAATCCGTCTCGCGCTCGAGAAGGGCGACATCGTCAAGCTCTCGGGCTTCGGCAACTTCCAGTGTCGCGAGAAGCCGCAGCGCCCCGGACGCAATCCGAAGACCGGCGAGGAAATGCCGATCTCGGCTCGCCGCGTGGTGACCTTCCACGCCAGTCAGAAACTCAAGTCGCAGGTCGAAGGCGCCCGAATTGGAACGCCCAGCCAAGAGTGA
- a CDS encoding MerR family transcriptional regulator — MERPAKSELPPIPAKRYFTIGEVSELCAVKAHVLRYWEQEFSQLRPVKRRGNRRYYQHHEVLLIRRIRELLYEEGFTISGARQRLEHDADSAPSPAPAGATTGLDVGELRSELAAILKILG, encoded by the coding sequence TTGGAACGCCCAGCCAAGAGTGAACTCCCGCCGATTCCGGCGAAACGCTATTTCACGATCGGTGAAGTCTCCGAGCTGTGCGCCGTCAAGGCGCACGTGCTGCGTTACTGGGAGCAGGAATTCTCCCAGTTGCGGCCGGTCAAGCGGAGGGGCAATCGGCGCTACTACCAGCACCACGAAGTCCTGCTGATCCGGCGCATCCGCGAACTCCTCTACGAAGAAGGTTTCACGATCAGCGGTGCGCGCCAACGCCTCGAACATGACGCCGATTCGGCGCCGAGCCCTGCGCCGGCAGGCGCGACGACCGGCCTCGATGTCGGCGAACTGCGCAGCGAACTCGCCGCGATTCTGAAAATATTAGGTTAA
- a CDS encoding superoxide dismutase: MEHTLPALPFAMDALEPHMSKETFEYHYAKHHQAYVTNLNNLIKGGEFESKSLEDIVKTAPAGGIYNNAAQVWNHTFFWNCLTPNGGGAPSGALADAINKKWGSLDEFKKAFQTSAVGNFGSGWTWLVKKADGSVDIVNMGAAGTPLTTGDKALLCVDVWEHAYYIDYRNLRPKFVETFLNNMVNWKFAEANFA, encoded by the coding sequence ATGGAACATACCTTGCCCGCACTGCCTTTTGCTATGGACGCGCTCGAGCCGCACATGTCGAAGGAGACCTTCGAATACCACTACGCCAAGCACCATCAGGCCTACGTCACGAATCTCAACAACCTGATCAAGGGTGGCGAATTCGAGAGCAAGTCCCTCGAGGACATCGTCAAGACCGCTCCGGCCGGCGGCATCTACAACAATGCGGCGCAAGTCTGGAACCACACCTTCTTCTGGAACTGTCTGACCCCCAACGGTGGCGGTGCCCCGAGCGGCGCGCTCGCTGACGCGATCAACAAGAAGTGGGGTTCGCTCGACGAATTCAAGAAGGCCTTCCAGACCAGCGCCGTCGGCAACTTCGGCTCCGGCTGGACCTGGCTCGTCAAGAAGGCCGACGGCTCGGTCGACATCGTCAACATGGGCGCCGCCGGCACCCCGCTGACCACCGGCGACAAGGCCCTGTTGTGCGTCGACGTGTGGGAGCACGCCTACTACATCGACTACCGCAACCTGCGTCCCAAGTTCGTCGAGACCTTCCTCAACAACATGGTGAACTGGAAGTTTGCCGAAGCGAATTTCGCTTAA
- a CDS encoding transcriptional regulator domain-containing protein: protein MTADAYAYCATLTRDQWAWEFLRRNPDYQRDYRAFIAIWRALEADYGAPPDRDFSKWKRDPRAYGPLPGEAEVATPKSELCTVDDERVLLECWMGAKWGFYKFPLDPACIAPAPDELSWRPPPQQEREIEAPYRLDVAFDLSLPLPPQLEAAKFRLVSRAADLRRQGYAAPKTVANQRAHWTTMLRLLDGAAAADADATGLLDEARTLAAGGYREIPRLTQDAHRPINDG, encoded by the coding sequence ATGACCGCAGATGCCTATGCCTACTGCGCGACCCTCACGCGCGACCAGTGGGCTTGGGAATTCCTGCGCCGCAATCCGGACTACCAGCGTGATTACCGCGCCTTCATCGCAATCTGGCGCGCACTCGAAGCGGACTACGGCGCGCCTCCCGATCGCGATTTTTCGAAGTGGAAGCGCGACCCCCGCGCCTATGGCCCGCTTCCCGGCGAGGCCGAAGTCGCAACACCCAAGAGCGAACTGTGCACGGTCGACGACGAGCGCGTGCTGCTCGAATGCTGGATGGGTGCCAAGTGGGGCTTCTACAAATTCCCGCTCGACCCCGCGTGCATCGCGCCCGCGCCCGACGAACTGTCGTGGCGCCCGCCGCCGCAGCAGGAGCGGGAGATCGAAGCACCCTACCGCCTCGACGTCGCGTTCGATCTTTCCCTGCCGTTGCCGCCACAGCTCGAAGCCGCGAAGTTCCGCCTCGTCAGTCGCGCCGCCGACTTGCGGCGTCAGGGCTACGCGGCGCCGAAGACGGTGGCGAATCAGCGCGCCCACTGGACCACGATGCTGCGCCTGCTTGACGGCGCCGCCGCGGCAGACGCGGATGCCACGGGACTGCTGGATGAAGCACGGACGCTGGCTGCGGGTGGCTATCGCGAGATCCCGAGGCTGACACAGGATGCGCACCGGCCAATCAATGATGGATAA
- a CDS encoding protein adenylyltransferase SelO, with protein sequence MATLESLTFDNGFARLPETYYARVCPTPVPDPYLVCYSPEALSLLDLDATELKRPETIETLAGNRLLPGMDAIAALYAGHQFGHYVPQLGDGRAILLGEVRNRAGEGWEIQLKGAGRTPYSRGGDGRAVLRSSIREFLCSEAMHALDIPTTRALAVVGSDHPVYREDEETAALVTRLAPSFVRFGSFEVFYYRNQVEPIRHLADYVIARYYPELKTLADPYPEFLRQVSLRTAELMAQWQAVGFSHGVMNTDNMSILGLTLDYGPFGFLDAFDPGFVCNHSDTGGRYAFDQQPDVAAWNLTKLAQALVPLMSVETASQAISEYPQAFGRAYLARMAAKFGLAPGDDTVPLITDALQLLAGNRVDYTIFLRKLCAFDSQADAGNAPLRDLFLDRAAFDAWAVRYGAALRQHGQPDAERAATMRTRNPKYILRNYLAENAIRRAADLRDYSEVERLHRLLARPFDEQPAFEAYAAEPPDWAKRIEVSCSS encoded by the coding sequence ATGGCCACGCTTGAATCGCTCACCTTCGACAACGGCTTCGCCCGTCTGCCCGAGACCTATTACGCGCGCGTCTGCCCGACACCGGTGCCCGATCCCTATCTCGTCTGCTACAGCCCCGAGGCACTGTCGCTGCTCGATCTCGACGCAACTGAACTGAAGCGGCCCGAAACGATCGAGACGCTCGCCGGCAATCGCCTGCTGCCCGGCATGGACGCCATCGCCGCACTCTACGCCGGCCACCAGTTCGGCCATTACGTGCCGCAGCTCGGCGACGGCCGCGCGATCCTCCTGGGCGAAGTCAGGAACCGCGCCGGCGAGGGTTGGGAGATCCAGCTCAAGGGCGCCGGGCGCACCCCCTATTCGCGCGGCGGCGACGGGCGTGCGGTGCTGCGCTCGAGCATCCGCGAATTTCTCTGCTCCGAGGCGATGCACGCGCTCGACATTCCGACCACGCGCGCACTCGCGGTCGTCGGCAGCGACCACCCGGTCTACCGCGAGGACGAGGAGACCGCTGCACTCGTCACGCGGCTCGCCCCGAGCTTCGTGCGCTTCGGCTCGTTCGAGGTGTTCTACTACCGCAACCAGGTCGAGCCGATCCGGCATCTCGCCGATTACGTCATCGCGCGCTACTACCCCGAACTCAAGACGCTCGCCGACCCCTACCCCGAGTTCCTGCGCCAGGTTTCGCTGCGCACGGCCGAACTCATGGCGCAATGGCAGGCGGTCGGCTTCTCGCACGGCGTGATGAACACCGACAACATGTCGATTCTCGGCCTCACGCTCGACTACGGCCCTTTCGGCTTTCTCGACGCCTTCGACCCCGGCTTCGTCTGCAATCATTCGGACACCGGCGGGCGCTACGCCTTCGACCAGCAGCCAGACGTCGCCGCGTGGAATCTCACCAAGCTCGCGCAGGCGCTTGTGCCGCTGATGTCGGTCGAGACCGCGTCGCAGGCGATCAGCGAGTACCCGCAGGCCTTCGGCCGCGCCTACCTTGCACGGATGGCCGCCAAGTTCGGCCTCGCACCGGGCGACGACACCGTGCCCTTGATCACGGACGCGCTACAGCTGCTGGCCGGCAATCGCGTCGACTACACGATCTTCCTGCGCAAACTGTGCGCTTTCGACAGCCAGGCGGATGCGGGCAACGCACCGCTGCGCGATCTCTTCCTCGACCGCGCCGCGTTCGACGCCTGGGCCGTGCGCTACGGCGCGGCCTTGCGGCAGCACGGCCAGCCTGACGCCGAACGCGCCGCCACGATGCGCACACGCAATCCGAAATACATCCTGCGCAACTACCTCGCGGAGAACGCGATTCGCCGGGCCGCCGATCTGCGCGACTACAGCGAAGTCGAGCGCCTGCATCGTCTGCTCGCCCGTCCCTTCGACGAACAGCCGGCGTTCGAGGCTTACGCGGCCGAGCCGCCGGACTGGGCGAAAAGGATCGAAGTAAGCTGCTCTTCGTGA
- the egtD gene encoding L-histidine N(alpha)-methyltransferase yields MAFAFQDYPAAHDDVRGEVLAGLAAHPKAIPPKYFYDAAGCRLFDAICAQPEYTLCRTEQSLMAAHLPEIADAVGEVDCIIEPGAGDCVKVRQLLGALHPKSLVVIDIAGAPLAAAAEAVARDHPGLAVSALSMDFLRDLEAAARWLPSGRRLVYYPGSSIGNFEPEAVKALLARFRDLAGRQGRLLIGFDLKKDPLRLHAAYNDAAGMTAAFNLNLLTRLNRELDADFDLARFRHYAFYQPVRGRVEMHLVSLAEQTVRVAGESFRFALGETLHTEHSYKYRGDEFAALAESAGWQCARHWEHEGFAVQLYGACETG; encoded by the coding sequence GTGGCCTTCGCCTTCCAGGACTATCCCGCCGCCCACGACGACGTGCGCGGCGAGGTCCTCGCGGGACTTGCCGCGCATCCGAAGGCAATTCCGCCGAAATATTTCTACGATGCCGCCGGCTGCCGACTGTTCGACGCGATCTGCGCACAGCCCGAATACACGCTGTGCCGCACCGAGCAAAGTCTCATGGCGGCCCATCTGCCCGAGATCGCCGACGCCGTGGGCGAAGTCGACTGCATCATCGAGCCCGGCGCAGGGGACTGCGTCAAGGTGAGGCAGCTGCTTGGTGCGCTGCATCCGAAGAGCCTCGTCGTCATCGACATCGCCGGCGCCCCCCTGGCGGCGGCTGCCGAAGCCGTCGCGCGCGACCATCCCGGGCTCGCCGTGTCCGCCTTGTCGATGGATTTTCTGCGCGATCTCGAAGCGGCCGCCCGGTGGCTCCCTTCGGGGCGGCGGCTCGTCTACTACCCGGGCTCGAGCATCGGGAATTTCGAACCGGAAGCCGTGAAGGCCCTGCTCGCGCGCTTCCGCGACTTGGCTGGCCGGCAGGGACGGCTGCTCATCGGTTTCGACCTGAAGAAGGATCCGCTGCGGCTGCACGCAGCGTACAACGACGCGGCCGGGATGACCGCCGCGTTCAACCTCAACCTGCTGACGCGGCTCAATCGCGAACTCGACGCCGATTTCGACCTCGCGCGCTTTCGCCACTATGCGTTCTATCAGCCCGTGCGCGGCCGCGTCGAGATGCATCTCGTCAGCCTCGCGGAACAGACGGTGCGGGTCGCGGGCGAATCCTTCCGCTTCGCGCTCGGCGAGACGCTGCATACCGAGCATTCGTACAAATACCGCGGCGACGAATTCGCGGCGCTGGCCGAATCCGCAGGCTGGCAATGCGCGCGGCACTGGGAGCACGAGGGCTTCGCGGTGCAGTTGTATGGCGCATGCGAAACCGGCTGA
- the selD gene encoding selenide, water dikinase SelD, producing the protein MNDTTALPIRLTQFSHGGGCGCKIAPAVLRDILADTPFSSHVAAAYPDLLVGIEHGDDAAVYKLNDEQAIVATTDFFMPIVDDPFEFGRIAATNALSDVYAMGGRPLFALAIVGMPIGRLPNEVIRQILAGGEAVCKAAGVPIAGGHSIDAPEPIYGLVGIGVVNPRRVKQNAGGRAGDSLVLGKPLGVGVYSAALKKGLLSDAQYAAMIAATTQLNTPGGELADAAGVHAMTDITGFGLLGHLLEITRASGLSAEVELGRLPLLPGVGELAQGGHVTGASARNWASYGGEVVLPDAMPEWQRALLTDPQTSGGLLVSCDPAARDTVLDIFHRHGFADAAEIGRLGAGSRVTVRP; encoded by the coding sequence ATGAACGACACCACCGCTCTTCCGATCCGTCTCACCCAGTTCTCGCACGGCGGCGGCTGCGGCTGCAAGATCGCCCCGGCCGTGCTGCGCGACATCCTCGCCGACACACCCTTCTCCTCGCACGTGGCGGCCGCCTACCCCGATCTGCTCGTCGGGATCGAGCACGGCGACGACGCGGCGGTCTACAAGCTCAACGACGAGCAGGCGATCGTCGCGACGACCGACTTCTTCATGCCCATCGTCGACGACCCCTTCGAGTTCGGACGGATCGCCGCGACCAACGCGCTCTCCGACGTCTACGCCATGGGCGGGCGGCCGCTTTTTGCGCTCGCGATCGTCGGCATGCCGATCGGCAGGCTGCCGAACGAGGTGATCCGGCAGATTCTCGCCGGCGGCGAAGCGGTCTGCAAAGCCGCAGGCGTGCCGATCGCCGGCGGCCACTCGATCGACGCACCGGAGCCGATCTATGGTCTGGTGGGCATCGGCGTAGTGAACCCGCGCAGGGTCAAGCAGAACGCGGGCGGCCGCGCGGGCGACAGCCTGGTCCTCGGCAAGCCGCTTGGCGTCGGTGTCTACAGCGCGGCGCTGAAAAAAGGCCTGCTGAGCGACGCCCAGTATGCGGCAATGATCGCCGCGACGACGCAGCTGAATACCCCGGGCGGCGAACTCGCGGACGCCGCCGGCGTTCATGCGATGACCGACATCACGGGCTTCGGCCTGCTCGGCCATCTGCTCGAGATCACGCGGGCGTCGGGGTTGTCGGCCGAGGTCGAACTCGGTCGTCTGCCGCTGTTGCCGGGCGTCGGCGAGCTGGCGCAAGGTGGCCACGTCACAGGCGCGAGCGCACGCAACTGGGCGAGCTACGGCGGCGAAGTCGTGTTGCCCGACGCCATGCCCGAGTGGCAACGCGCATTGCTCACCGACCCGCAGACGAGCGGCGGACTGCTCGTGAGCTGCGATCCCGCTGCGCGCGACACCGTGCTCGATATCTTTCATCGCCACGGCTTCGCGGACGCTGCGGAAATCGGCCGCCTCGGCGCCGGCAGCCGGGTCACGGTCCGCCCCTAG
- the senA gene encoding selenoneine synthase SenA — MNATRPISGYRADQLVARLAEARGRLQSLIDRLPENNGWLGPKAPHLNPPLWEYGHIVWFQERWCLREGADGGRAESLLPGADALYDSSSVAHDTRWDLALPAPEAVDAYAARVADAVAARLHTALDDRLAYFAELSLYHELMHVEAWWMAFQNLGYAPPASLERVARTPSRRLAFAGGEIDLGSSADAGFIFDNEKWRHPAAYAAFDIDASPVGEAEFAEFVDTGGYQQRALWTDEGWQWRAANGAQHPMYWRPADGTWEVRRFERWTPLAADLAMLHVNRFEAEAYAAWRGRALPTAAQWVRAGQYPGFRSGDAWEWLRDPFTPYPGFAPDPYRDYSQPWFDTHWELRGGGPLTDAALKRPGFRNFYLPHRRDPYAGFRTASAE, encoded by the coding sequence ATGAACGCAACTCGACCTATCAGCGGCTACCGCGCCGATCAACTCGTCGCCCGCCTCGCCGAGGCGCGCGGGCGCCTGCAAAGCCTGATCGATCGCCTGCCGGAAAACAACGGCTGGCTCGGACCCAAGGCGCCGCACCTCAATCCGCCGCTGTGGGAATACGGGCACATCGTCTGGTTCCAGGAGCGCTGGTGTCTGCGCGAGGGCGCGGACGGCGGCCGGGCCGAAAGTCTTCTGCCCGGCGCCGACGCGCTCTACGACTCGTCGAGCGTCGCCCACGACACGCGCTGGGACCTCGCGCTGCCCGCGCCCGAGGCCGTCGACGCCTATGCGGCGCGCGTCGCCGACGCCGTGGCGGCGCGCCTTCACACCGCGCTCGACGACCGGCTCGCGTATTTCGCCGAACTGAGCCTCTATCACGAACTCATGCACGTCGAGGCGTGGTGGATGGCCTTCCAGAACCTCGGCTACGCGCCGCCGGCGTCGCTCGAACGCGTGGCGCGCACACCCTCGCGTCGCCTCGCGTTCGCCGGCGGCGAGATCGATCTCGGCAGCAGTGCCGACGCCGGCTTCATTTTCGACAACGAAAAGTGGCGTCATCCGGCGGCGTACGCCGCGTTCGACATCGACGCGTCGCCGGTCGGCGAAGCCGAGTTCGCCGAATTCGTCGACACCGGCGGCTACCAGCAGCGTGCGCTATGGACCGACGAGGGATGGCAGTGGCGCGCTGCGAATGGCGCGCAGCATCCCATGTACTGGCGGCCCGCGGACGGAACTTGGGAGGTCCGCCGCTTCGAGCGCTGGACGCCGCTCGCGGCGGACCTCGCGATGCTGCACGTCAACCGCTTCGAGGCCGAGGCCTACGCGGCATGGCGCGGGCGGGCGCTGCCGACCGCGGCGCAGTGGGTCCGCGCCGGGCAGTATCCGGGGTTTCGCTCGGGCGATGCCTGGGAGTGGCTGCGCGATCCGTTCACGCCGTATCCGGGCTTCGCACCCGACCCCTATCGCGACTACTCGCAGCCCTGGTTCGATACGCACTGGGAATTGCGCGGCGGCGGCCCGTTGACCGACGCCGCGCTCAAGCGACCCGGGTTTCGCAATTTCTATCTGCCGCACCGCCGCGATCCTTACGCCGGGTTTCGCACCGCGAGCGCCGAGTAG
- the moaA gene encoding GTP 3',8-cyclase MoaA, whose translation MNAPALVDQFGRHIDYVRLSVTDRCDLRCSYCMPEGFKGFEEPADWLDFDEIERLLGAFARLGVRRVRLTGGEPLLRRDISGLARRIASLPGIEDLSLSTNATQLDRHAAALKAAGVTRLNVSLDSLQQARVERINGRDVLAKVMTGLAAAQEAGFAPIKLNMVAMRGSNDDEIDEMVAFCMDRGFVLRLIEAMPMGATGRNTEYLDLQPVKERLRARFGLVETALPGGGPARYLGTADGGFNVGFITPISQHFCESCNRIRIAVDGTAYMCLGQDEKFEFRPLLRDGCSDAELDAAIVEAINLKPERHEFREAPHKLVRFMSMTGG comes from the coding sequence ATGAACGCGCCCGCCCTCGTCGACCAGTTTGGCCGCCACATCGATTATGTGCGGCTTTCCGTGACCGACCGCTGCGACCTGCGCTGCAGCTACTGCATGCCCGAGGGCTTCAAGGGTTTCGAGGAGCCCGCCGACTGGCTCGACTTCGACGAGATCGAGCGTCTGCTCGGCGCATTTGCCCGGCTCGGCGTGCGCCGCGTGCGCCTGACCGGCGGCGAGCCCCTGCTGCGCCGCGACATCAGCGGACTCGCGCGGCGCATCGCGTCCCTGCCCGGGATCGAGGACCTCTCGCTTTCCACCAACGCGACCCAGCTCGACAGGCACGCCGCCGCGCTGAAGGCCGCGGGCGTGACGCGTCTGAACGTCAGCCTCGATTCGCTGCAGCAGGCACGGGTCGAGCGGATCAACGGCCGCGACGTGCTGGCAAAGGTGATGACGGGCCTTGCCGCGGCGCAGGAAGCGGGCTTTGCGCCGATCAAGCTCAACATGGTCGCGATGCGCGGCAGCAACGACGACGAAATCGACGAGATGGTCGCCTTCTGCATGGACCGCGGCTTCGTCCTGCGCCTCATCGAGGCGATGCCGATGGGTGCGACCGGCCGCAACACCGAGTACCTGGACCTGCAGCCGGTAAAGGAACGCCTGCGCGCACGCTTCGGCCTCGTCGAAACCGCGCTGCCGGGCGGCGGGCCTGCGCGTTATCTCGGCACTGCCGACGGCGGCTTCAACGTCGGCTTCATCACGCCGATCTCGCAGCATTTCTGCGAAAGCTGCAACCGCATCCGCATCGCGGTCGACGGCACGGCATACATGTGCCTCGGGCAGGACGAGAAATTCGAGTTCCGCCCGCTTCTGCGCGACGGCTGTTCGGACGCCGAGCTCGACGCGGCGATCGTCGAGGCAATCAACCTCAAGCCCGAACGCCACGAATTCCGCGAGGCGCCGCACAAGCTCGTGCGCTTCATGTCGATGACCGGCGGTTAG
- the mobB gene encoding molybdopterin-guanine dinucleotide biosynthesis protein B: MKVFGIAGYSGSGKTTLVERVLPALSARGLRVGVIKHTHHDFDIDQPGKDSWRAREAGAAAVLLASDHRTALLTEHRDAPPALDALLARLRHCDLVLVEGYKREPIPKLEVHRAQTGRPWLFPDDANILAVASDVDPPRAFPRIDIDSISQLTDFILNHALSRPTA, from the coding sequence ATGAAAGTCTTCGGCATCGCCGGCTACAGCGGTAGCGGAAAAACCACGCTCGTCGAGCGCGTCCTGCCGGCCTTGTCCGCGCGCGGCCTGCGCGTCGGGGTGATCAAGCACACGCATCACGATTTCGACATCGACCAGCCGGGCAAGGACAGCTGGCGTGCCCGTGAAGCCGGGGCGGCGGCGGTGTTGCTCGCGTCGGATCACCGCACCGCGCTGCTGACGGAGCACCGCGACGCGCCGCCGGCGCTCGATGCGCTGCTCGCCCGACTGCGCCACTGCGATCTCGTGTTGGTCGAAGGCTACAAGCGCGAGCCGATTCCGAAGCTCGAAGTGCATCGCGCGCAGACCGGGCGTCCATGGCTATTTCCAGACGACGCGAATATTCTCGCAGTCGCGTCCGACGTCGACCCGCCGCGCGCTTTTCCCCGCATCGACATCGATTCGATTTCCCAACTCACCGACTTCATCCTGAACCATGCTCTCAGCCGACCAACTGCTTGA